CTGCTTGACAAGCAATTAACTTGACTGGGTTTCTTACAGATTGATGACTTCTTTTACCCTTTTCCATATGGCTTGTCTTAATTTTAGCAGCCCTGGGAGAGAATTGGTTGGGATTTGAATCATctgattgggttgggtttttcTTGCtgcaaattttctaaaattgggATCACAAGTTGGACTTTGCTATTTGTCTGAGATTcttaactcaactcaactcttTCTCAGCCATATAGTTCCTATTTCACCAATCAACTCTATACAAAGACATACTTTATTAGTTGTACCCCACTCCCAAGCTATGCATGTCTGTCCTCACCACTTCTGCTAGAGTCACTTTAGGCCTATCCCtggttcttttagctcctccaaTCTGAATCATACTATTCTTCTTTGCAGGTTCATTTAAATGTCTCTGTTacatttcatttctttgaaCTTGTCGTTCATTGGAGCTACTcctaatgtagctctaaattggtcattctttattttatcttttctagttttaccacttaTCCATCTCAAAATCCTCATTTCTgctacactaagtttgtttAGATGCTGTTTCTTCACCTTTCAGCATTCCGCTCCATGTATCACTGATGTTTGGCTGAGATTCATTTCCCAAAAAATAGTCccataacctttttttttttttttttttttggcttaatAGGGATGCatatatgtatttttatttgttgattcattttttcttgtttgtcaCTTGTAAATTACAGACGAAGGAGATGATGCTTGGGGAAGCAAGTTGGGTCCAACTGCTGGTAATAAAACTACGGACAGCTGGGAAACAGCAATTGGTTCTCGTGAAGATCAGAACTCAGCGTGGGACAAAGTAGCAACTAAGAACAAGGCCCAGGATGCCGTCAATGATAAGGTTGGCAATTGGGGTGGGAGTGCAGACTGCTGGGATAAATCTACTGCTAAAGATGGCTTTGGCAGCAGTAAGTCCGATGGCTGGGAAAAAGCAAAGTTTCCGAATGAAGGGAAGGCAGGCTGTTCAAGAGATGCAGGTGACAGCTGGGACAAAGACCAGGGCTGGAGTGCAAGTCAGTCTGAGAAATGGGGTGGTATGAAAGAAAATCGTGACGGTGAGCCAATGGATCAGAAAAAATCGGATGATCTTTGGCATAAAGGGGAAGTTGGGCGTGTAAATCATGCGAGTGGATGGAATTCTGATGCTATTAGACAAGATCAACCAAATTCTTGGGATAAGGGGAAACAAATTGTCGGAAATGATGGTTCAGCACTGGACTCTGAAGGTAAATCTAAAACTGATAATGCAAACCAAGAAGAGTCTGGGGGGAGAGCCACTGATTCTTGGAAGGGGGAGGGTGGTACAGCTGGAAGTAGAACAGATTGGAACAGTGCAACGGCTGCAGGAGGTTGGGGTAGTGTGGCAGGCAGTTCTTTAGCAAAGGGCGATCAAGGGAGTAGCTGGAACAAAGACAAAGGCTGGAGTGCAAGTCAATCTGAGAAATGGGGTGGTATGAAAGAAAATCGTGAAGGTGAGCCAATGGATCGGAAAAAATCGGATGATCTTTGGCATAAAGGGGAAGTTGGCAATGTAAATCATGGCAGCGGATGGAATTCTGATGCTACAAGGTGCGATCGACCAAATTCTTGGGGCAAGGGGAAGCAAACTGATGTAAATGATGGTTGGGCTCTGGACTCTCAAGGTAAATCAAACACTGATAATGCAGACCAAGAGAACTCGTGGGGAAAAGCTGCGGATACTTGGAAAGGGAAGGGTGGCACAACTGGAAGCAAGACAGATTGGAACAGTGCAACAGCTCCAGGAGGTTGGGGTAATGCACCTGACAGTTTTATTGCAAAGGGAGATCAAGGAAGCAGCTGGAATAAAGACAAAGGCTGGAGTGCTAGTCAATCTGGGGAAAGAAATATGAAAGAAAACCATGACAAAGTAAATCTAGAAGACTCTTGGGGCAAAGCTTCAGACAGTTGGAAAGCAAAGGATGGTTCAAGTGGAAGTAAGTCAGACTGCTGGAACAGTGCAACAGCTGCTGGTGGTTGGAATGCAAGCCAGACCGAGAATAAGGGTGGTACCAATGGTGGATGGAACAGGCCAAGGGCAGCTGGTGCTGATGAAACATTGGCCTGGAGAGAAGGGGATGCTACAGAAAATGAAACagatggaagaaaagaagatcaaAATGGCTGTTGGGGCAAACCAAAAAGTTTTGATGGGGGTCGGGGTTCTGgtgggagaagaggaagaggaggaaacaGAGGAGGAGGTAGAGGTAATTTTGGTAGGGGTAGATCTTATGGTGGGAGTGAAGGTGGGAGCCAACCCAGATGGAGTAATGGATCAAATGGAAGTGAAGGTGGGGGTGGAGATGGATGGAATAATAGCGAAGCGTCCAATGAAAATCAGTCATCTGGTTGGCAGCGAGGAGAAAGTGGTGCAGGAGGGAATCAATCTGGTTGGGATAAAAGCAGTTGGAGTAACCCCAAAGGTTCTGCTGAGAACCCTTCTGTTTGGAATCAAGGATTTGGTGCGAATGATGCAGATGTGCATAGAGATCAAGGGCGCTCATCAGGTCCCAGTAGAGGAGGCTTTGAATATAGGGGCCGTGAAAGGAGCAACCAATCGAGTGGCTGGGGCAGAGGACGGGGTTCGGGCGAGGAAGGTTCTTTTAGGAGGGAaggtgggggtggaggtggtTGGAATAGTAGCAATGTTTCCTCTGAAGATCAGCATACCGGTGGGAAAAGTGGAAAAAGTGATATGGGGGGAAATCAAGCATCTGGTTGGGATAGAAGCAGCAGTTGGAATATTCCCAAAGTGTCAAATGAAAACCAGTCATCTGGTTGGCAGAGAGGGGAAAGTGACGCAGGAGGAAATCAATCTACTTGGGATAAAAGCAGTTGGAGTACGCCCAAAGGTTCTGCTGAGAACCCGGCTGTTTGGAATCAAGGATTTGGTGCGAATGAAGCAGATGGACATACAGATCAAGGACGTTCATCAGGTCCCACTAGAGGAGGCTTTGAACATAGGGGCCGTGGAAGGAGCAACCATTCTAGTGGCTGGGGCAGAGGGCGAGGTTCTGGTGAGGAAGGTTCATTTAGGCGGAACAATGATACAAATGATAGTGAACATGGGTGGAGTGGCAGTGGTCGTGCTGATAGTTGGAACCAAAGAGGTGGCTTCGGAAATAGAGGCCGTGGGAGGAGGGATCAATCTGGTGGTGGCAGGGGCAGAGGACGAGGTTCTGGTAGGGAAGGTTCATGTAACTGGAACCAGAACAATGGTGATGGTCAAGGAGATCGTGTCAGCAGTTGGAACCAAGGAAGTGATGCTGGTAAGGGACAGTGGCAGGGTTGGAGTGTTGGACATAGTGGTCAAAGTAGAGATGGAGGTGGTTCTTCAGAGGCTGGTGGAGCAAGCTCCTTGGGCAAAAGACAAGATGAAAGTGAGTAGGGAAATTCATTCTCAACTTCGATGAACTAGTTATGTTAAAAGTTTTTTGGTATATTACATTACATTAGATTTTATAAGTCATAGGCACGTAGGTTCAGAGTTATGTATGGAATTCCTTTGGTTACAAATATTTCTTTTTGTCCCTGTGGATACTTGAGTGAAAGAtcataattattttaaatttttttttggggtattgTAACTGTACAATTCCTATGTTATGTTATTCTTCTGCAGATCCATGGGGTAATACCACTGGTTCTTGGGGAGCAAGCTCCGTAGGCAATCGAAAAGATGAAAGTGAGTAGAGAAATTGATGATATAGTAATAGTAAAGTTTATTTGTATGCTATATATACCTTAGATTATgttgattgaatttgaaaatttaGATGGAGTTTGTGCATTAAATCCAATTGGATCCAATACTTCCTATTTTGATCCCTCTGGACAGGGTAATAATATCTGAGTTGACAGGTCCAATTCACTTTCAGAATGAGTCTGGTTATGTTATGTTCTGTTGTTACTTATACAATTGTTTTGTTGTGATATTCTTCCGCAGATCCAGGGGGTGATACCACTGGTACTTTTGGAACCAGCTCTTCGAGCAAAGGAAAAGATGAAAGTGAGTAGCGAAATTAGTTTTCAACATTGTGGAAACAGTAATATTAAAGATTACTGGTGTACTATATAACGTTACATTTTGTTTGGATTTTGTACCCTAGATTGAGTGTATGAAATTCAGTTGCATTCAAGTAATTTGTATTGCCCCTGTTGTCTGTGCCAATATTTTAGTTAGaggttttaattttgtttggAATGAGTCTGGTTATGTTGTAACTTTAGAATTCCCTGTTATTCTTCCACAGATGCATGGGGCAATGCCGCTGGTTCTTGGGGAGCAAGCTCTTCcgacaaaggaaaagaaagtgaGTGGGAAATTTATTCTTAACTTAAAATTACTATTAGTTAAGTTCATTGGTACACTATACTACATTATGTTTAGATTAAGTCCATACCTAAATTATAGTTTGTGTATGAAAATCCAATTGTatctaattatttcctattgaATCCCTGTAGACTGGGGAAATATTTGAGGGAATGGTGTTGATCAATTTTAGAATGGCAATCCATAGTGGGTTCTAATCCTTTTTAGAACGAGTCTGGTTATTATATTTCATATGTGACCCCTCGTTAAATATTAATCTTCCACACAGATCAATGGAGTAATGCTGCTGGTTCTTGGGGCAAGGGAAGCGGCAGTGATGGTGGTGCAAAGAGTGGATGGTGACACTGGGTGAAGTTCTTCATGGGATTataaacagtagggttatcTTTGCCTTGAGGATTTGTAGTCTTTTGTTTCATTTAAGAGCACTGGTGATTCAGAACTGTAAACAGCAGGTTATATATAACCCtttgttttaagttagttaGTTAGCCTCCGTCTTTCTGGTTGTAAATATAGCAACTTGATCCCCATTTTGATATCTTCCAACTGTTAGACCCTACTCTCTTTTCCTCCCATCACCCTCTCCTGTTTAATTTTCTAATTGCACACTAATAGGCTGTTTACTGAGGAATGGTAGGGCAAAATTCACCTGGTCCGATTGGATcagttgaaaccgaaaatgagaagagagaaagagctCTGGTCGGCAATGACCATATTAGTTTTTCGTTGTTTGATTTACGAGCTAGTTGATTTGGTAGCTCCTTATGCATTATATTGCAGTGAGAAGACCTACAGTTCTCTAGGTTCCTAAAATAACATTGcagattaaattaaaaaataacagGAAATAACTTCCAAATCCCATCCATCAAACAGTTCTGAGAATAAATTGTTCACTGAATGCAAGCAGTTGAGATTGCAGTCCTTTACCAGGTTAAAAGCTATACTTGGAATACCTTTCAGTGCTGCTTTGGGTGCACAGTTGCTTATTCGATTACCCATTTTGGCGTGCATTTGGTTTGAACCTGAAGAGAAGAGCACAAAATTGCACACCATCTAGCATCACTAGATAAGTGGCGACTGTATTGTTAACAGCAACTACCTGAGACACACAAGGCCATGTTTATGGTTAATAAGCCTTAGATCAAATGTCACAGGTTGGGCAGGTTCAGTTGAGTTGGAATCAAGTGGTAGAATAGATAGGTTGGACAATAATAGGTCATTGATATAGTCTCTAAACTGGTGAAGTATATGGTCAGGGTTCCACTTACAGTTTTTCATAACCAGACAAATTTCTAGGTTGTCTGTTGTCATAAGGAGTAAGCTAACAGAGTTACAATAGATAGGAGCCAGGATTTGTCACTCTTTGTTAAGGTGAGAGATAAAATAatggacctttttttttttttttaccaaaaactAGATATTGCTTCTGACAGAGAGCTTCGCATATCCTCTTGGAATAACTACAGGATAGTAAAGCTTGCCATATAGGCATTTTTAGAGGAAAATGATAAATTTAGGACAGACCTACTTGCCTACTAGAGGTGGGACCTACTGGTTCCACTGGTTCGCTATGTGGCAGATATTAGAGCCACCTTGGAAGGCCTTCCTATGTTGGCCATGCAAGAAATCAAAAGAGACTAGTTATACCATTATTATTTTAAGCTACAGTATATATTTTTAGGCCAAATTTTCTCTGTGTTGGGGGCACAGGCtgcacccaaacatatggggtgggcgaaatgaccatcctcCTTGAATGGAGTTTTTATCCTCTTTTCTTACTAtacggtgcagtactgcatcgtgcggcgttGCAGAAGTCATGTGGCACAGCAGGCCCCACATGATgtacatggcctctgcagccgccgcacgatgcattacTGCACTGTATAGTAacgggagaggataacgattcccctgaatggcaggcccatgtatCTGGGCACAGATTGTGTTGCgtacagagaacatcagcccatatttttaagggtaaaatacacATAcacccctaaggttctgacaagtccacgtAACACTCCTACTTTATCCCCCTTAAGCCATTTAAGTTCACATTAggcattaaatattaaaaatgatcaaactaccctttcttctatcttttctaaaatttggaaAGACCTAATTGCTCTGCCTTATttgtaaaaatttaaaaagaccaaaatgctcTCATCTTTcctaaatcatcatcttcttttacatgtAGATACCCAATATTACCACCACCGCCATCCACCATTAACACCGtcaccacctccaactcctccacctttatcaattccaccaccgagtccctctccctcatcttccctaaatcatcatcttcttttaaaaaatacataCCAAAAGACAACCTAAATTTACAGTTATAACAGGTTAATTAAACTAGATATGAGCTCGCAAGTTATCACAGATCATTAATAATGTACTTATCAAACCAAGTTACTCAGTCGGGAAAATTATTAGTTAATTGAAACATCAAATCTTAAAACATTGAAGTTCTGAATATTACAAGCTCTGTCTCAGGTAGGTATGGTAAGGGAAGCAATATCTCCATTATTGTGACCATTATAGTGAGGACTGAGCACCTAACCACAAAAGGCAACGCAAAGTAACTATTTACTACTTACTGTTCTTGGCTTCTTGCTCCCAACTCCCTCTGGGTTTGCTTATCCTTGAAACAACATTATTTAATTTAGACAAAAAAAGGATTATCTGGACCAACTTCTCTGGTCTATCATTATTGCACTTAACTTGAGTACCAAaattatttctctatttttgactttttttttttagttgctAAAAGTCAGCAGAGAATttctttggaaaaaaaaaaaaaagcatcttAACGTCTATGAtaaagttcttttttccttcataaaaataaaagggttgtGCGACATGTGAAAGAATTTCCCACGCCACAGCAATGGTAAAGTGAGAAACAATATCATTCATAGAGGGGTCACACGAccagggaaagagaaaaaatattaaattaaatccaTGTAAGAGGGTGCACGTAGAGTACTTTGCCCGCATCAaaaaatttttttccaaaataaaatgtCCGAAGATATTTAGCAAATTTTTCCTAATTTTCTCTAGCCATGataagaatctcttcatccaccccATCTAACCTTCTTAAGTTTTTATTAGGCTGGTGGAAGCTATTTCAGCCCTAACACAATAGGGATAAGAATTAATTATAAACTCAAAGTCCAATCATAACATCACGTCATCATTAGTGAATAGATTATCTCCTCACCTTAGATGGAGAAAAACTtgatccaataaaaaaataaaataaataaggacAAAGAACACTATACACTAGCACATGGGCCAATAAGAGTGCGCACAGAAGTATTGATTTGAATGagtattttttaatttcactaGAGACTAAGCGGCCTTTTCGCATACTCCTATATCTAGGCATAGGAATCATGTGACCgattagccttttttttttttccaaattttttttaagtgcaCATAATCACCTAAAATTATGATCAAAGCTTGCACCAGTATAGAGTCAATATCATGACTTGGTATTTACCCCTCCAAAAAACATGTCATGACTTGGTAGTGGTCAGTGGTCAGTGGTCAGAGTTGAGCATTTCTGACCTCAAGTCCCTAATTCAATTCAATTGCTTCCTCACTCCAATGACTCTTTTGAGTGTTGACCTAATCTCTCATTTTACAATGTCTCATCTCCCCTTATACATCATCAAATACAAATATacaatacttttttttggtagaatacaAATATACAATACAACATTGAAAATTTGAACAATTCTAGTTGTAGTGTTTAAAGATTTTGATGAGTTTCTTCTTGGGGGTAGTTTCGTCATACCAAAAAATACTATAAAATCCCATACGAAGTACAAATGTTGCATATTCTGATCCTTTCCTCAATTCCTCCAAAGGATCAAAGCTAATAACGTTATAAAaactctcttttatttttgatCCTTTGGAGGTTCCAAACTGTTTGTGCCGCAAAGGCTTCagatttcatttcctttttccccttcaaatcttccttctctctctctgtttctctctcataTATAGAAATATATTTGTTAAATTCTTCGCTGGTTACTTTCAAAATATTCTAAGAACAAAAATGAAGGAAGATCCAATcctgaaaatggtttttttgtttggggggggggggggtgtggggtggGTTGACTGGGGAGAAGATTGAAAAACTTAAACATTAATTATGGTTTACAATAAATTGAAAATCGAAATTCTCCTTTTGGTCTTCGTATTTTCTCATTTCTGTcccttttttagtttttaggttttgtaatttattttatttttttcatcacCCGCCGATTTTTCTTCCTCCAActcaccttctctctctctaacattATCGATTGTTGGCTGGTTGCAAATCCATGAATCGATCGTCTGAAACCCTTCTGGATTCTGATTCTTCGTTTGATTTGGGTTTTATTCCGGCGAACTCTTACAGATGGTTCCGGCGTACCCGTCTCTCAGGGGTCGGATATCTCGACGATTTGAACTAAAAGCGGTACCCTTTTTTGTCATCTGGTTCATGTTCTTTGATCCGCGTGTTTTCgatttcttcaaaattctttTGAGATCTTAGAAGCTGAACCTGactaggttttctttcttttcgttTTGGTGGTTTCTGGTTCATGTTCTTCAATTACAAGCGATCatccttcaaatttttttccccttgttttCCACTGTACTGATACTATAGTTTGATTTGTTAATTGATTCCTGGTCggtatttgaaatttgaaatttaaacACAGGAAGGTAAGAAGATCTAGGGTTTGGCTGTATCATTGTCATTATCATCAGAAGGGTGAAATGttcaataaaatcataaaacGTGGGCATCGTAAGGTCTCCAAGTCCGATCTCCAAGAGCCTGCTGTTTATGGGCATGGTGCGTCGGCGTATAGCAATTATGCATCGGTCTCCACATCGAACGTAACAGTGAACCATGCCTCTCGACCCACCATTGCTACCTCCGGCCCCAATTCTCAGCAAAATGCCGGAGCAGCTACGAATTTGCTTTCTCCCACTGGGCTTTCGGAGGGTATCGTTGAAATTCTACCTTTGTTCAGAGATGTTTCAGCCCCCGATCGCCCCAGTTTGTTCCTCCGAAAGGTGCAGCTTTGTTGCATCCTTTTTGATTTCTCCGACACGTTGAGATTGATTCGAGAGAGGGAGACTAAGCGCCAGACTCTTCTCGAGCTTGTGGATTATATACAATCGGGTTCCAGCAAACTTAGCGAGAACCTCCAGGAAGAACTGATACGGATGATTTCCATCAATATCTTCCGTTGCTTGCCCCCATCTTCGCATGAGAATACTGGTGCCGAACCCACTGATCCGGAGGAAGACGACCCTTATCTCGAGCCCGCGTGGCCTCACTTGCAGCTTGTGTATGAGCTGCTCTTGAGGTACGTTGTGTCGTCTGATACTGACACTAAGATTGCTAAACGTTACATCGATCATTCTTTCGTTTTGAAGATCCTTGATTTGTTTGACTCCGAGGATCCTCGTGAGCGGGAGTAT
The nucleotide sequence above comes from Telopea speciosissima isolate NSW1024214 ecotype Mountain lineage chromosome 3, Tspe_v1, whole genome shotgun sequence. Encoded proteins:
- the LOC122654523 gene encoding protein RNA-directed DNA methylation 3, translated to MAVKGKKVKGKQVAGKGSSGKRKRDDTDKTGKRKRNNPGVLQFFDVAADVEDEEDQSEDDWFSDDDFLDKTDAELKDKNEAGKSHHLPFIPKEEELSDDELAELLKERYRPGSRHVVYAEDDYEDKSSLAGNGLMPSDDDPTIYKVKCMVGRERYSVFCLMQKYVELQSLGTKLQAISAFSLEHAKGYMFIEAYKEFDVVEACKGLCSIYSSRLSSVPRNEVSHLFITRSKTSEVSVGSWARMKYGIYKGDLTQVVAVNAARKRATVKLIPRIDLQAIAKKLSGEGTVKRTSVPAPRLISSSELEDFRKHIQYRQDRESGFYFEIIDGLMLKDGYLYKRVSIESLCCWDVVPSADELQRFEASKEHQSDDTEWLLGLYGEGRGKFPEMSDNEKTNVSKGTSGTMHGSGFELHDLVFFGEKDVGVIIGMEESDRFQILKDSEGEVETVTVELDELRSGSDDGKFTPLDHHRETISINDAVSVLEGPFKDRQGVIKQMYRGTLFIFDENQLESGGYFCIKSHFCEKLKHLKDASQENVDDGPGPPGFQDSMASPKSPSSSPKSSPPRKPWEARGNFRDSNNNGQGDSDGIFSIGQTVRIRVGPLKGYLCRVIAIYRSNVTVKLHCQLKVLSVKCEHLSEVRVKTSGESFSRDPASKSEIGNQDWSRDLMDGKGAFGESNGWNSSGLSTGRNSWPDFSASGFSTESPSANPFQSTASDPKKDEGDDAWGSKLGPTAGNKTTDSWETAIGSREDQNSAWDKVATKNKAQDAVNDKVGNWGGSADCWDKSTAKDGFGSSKSDGWEKAKFPNEGKAGCSRDAGDSWDKDQGWSASQSEKWGGMKENRDGEPMDQKKSDDLWHKGEVGRVNHASGWNSDAIRQDQPNSWDKGKQIVGNDGSALDSEGKSKTDNANQEESGGRATDSWKGEGGTAGSRTDWNSATAAGGWGSVAGSSLAKGDQGSSWNKDKGWSASQSEKWGGMKENREGEPMDRKKSDDLWHKGEVGNVNHGSGWNSDATRCDRPNSWGKGKQTDVNDGWALDSQGKSNTDNADQENSWGKAADTWKGKGGTTGSKTDWNSATAPGGWGNAPDSFIAKGDQGSSWNKDKGWSASQSGERNMKENHDKVNLEDSWGKASDSWKAKDGSSGSKSDCWNSATAAGGWNASQTENKGGTNGGWNRPRAAGADETLAWREGDATENETDGRKEDQNGCWGKPKSFDGGRGSGGRRGRGGNRGGGRGNFGRGRSYGGSEGGSQPRWSNGSNGSEGGGGGGWNSSNVSSEDQHTGGKSGKSDMGGNQASGWDRSSSWNIPKVSNENQSSGWQRGESDAGGNQSTWDKSSWSTPKGSAENPAVWNQGFGANEADGHTDQGRSSGPTRGGFEHRGRGRSNHSSGWGRGRGSGEEGSFRRNNDTNDSEHGWSGSGRADSWNQRGGFGNRGRGRRDQSGGGRGRGRGSGREGSCNWNQNNGDGQGDRVSSWNQGSDAGKGQWQGWSVGHSGQSRDGGGSSEAGGASSLGKRQDENPWGNTTGSWGASSVGNRKDENPGGDTTGTFGTSSSSKGKDENAWGNAAGSWGASSSDKGKENQWSNAAGSWGKGSGSDGGAKSGW